One window from the genome of Salvia miltiorrhiza cultivar Shanhuang (shh) chromosome 7, IMPLAD_Smil_shh, whole genome shotgun sequence encodes:
- the LOC130996270 gene encoding uncharacterized protein LOC130996270 — translation MASISSRNSTVASSKSKRGKICLNGVAQRRAKGIKHVVEFNKYGQPVGKVAAEMQSYIGLLTREHVKINIKTWKQVPDDVKEVIWESVTSSYEVPQAWKVGCMKSASVKWRNWKHALRKEYILPNEKDHVKLYEPPQGSGISEREWNQFVIYCISNDFKNLSDEQKERRQKNIYPHRLSRKGYAALAEEMKDELLGDENIDRAIMWKKARLKKDGSVENEDLKKVVEKIDERLREKEQGDSTKVDGFYVMRFMKEIVKACEDVDSISVASLFKKCEYSESEINEVREDWAGSIINEI, via the exons ATGGCTTCAATTAGCAGCAGGAACTCCACTGTTGCATCTTCTAAGTCAAAGAGAGGAAAAATTTGTTTAAATGGTGTTGCTCAGAGAAGGGCCAAAGGAATCAAGCATGTAGTCGAGTTCAATAAATATGGACAACCAGTGGGCAAAGTTGCAGCTGAAATGCAGAGCTATATTGGGCTACTTACTCGGGAGCATGTTAAGATAAATATTAAGACTTGGAAACAAGTGCCAGATGATGTGAAAGAGGTTATTTGGGAATCAGTGACA TCATCTTATGAAGTTCCTCAGGCATGGAAGGTTGGTTGCATGAAATCAGCCAGTGTGAAATGGCGTAATTGGAAACATGCTCTTCGTAAAGAATATATTCTGCCGAATGAAAAAGATCACGTGAAGTTGTATGAACCACCACAAGGAAGTGGTATTTCAGAAAGAGAATGGAAtcaatttgtaatatattgtaTTTCCAATGATTTCAAG AATCTAAGTGATGAGCAAAAGGAAAGAAGACAGAAGAATATATACCCGCATCGACTGTCTCGTAAAGGATATGCCGCCCTGGCTGAAGAAATG AAGGATGAGTTACTTGGTGATGAGAACATTGATAGAGCTATAATGTGGAAGAAAGCTAGATTGAAAAAAGATGGGAGCGTAGAGAATGAAGACTTGAAGAAAGTTGTTGAAAAAATT GATGAACGTCTACGTGAAAAGGAGCAAGGAGATTCGACTAAGGTAGATGGGTTTTATGTGATGCGGTTTATGAAAGAGATTGTGAAAGCATGTGAAGATGTTGATTCCATTAGCGTGGCATCGCTG TTTAAAAAATGCGAATATTCTGAAAGTGAGATCAACGAGGTTCGTGAGGATTGGGCAGGTTCTATCATTAATGAG ATATGA